The genomic window CGCTTGATTCAACGCTTCTTCTTCTGGAAGATCTTTCGTTGTACGGATCGTTTCAAAGAGATCAGCATGGTTTGTTTCTAGATATTCAAATAATTCATGTTCAAAGTCTAAAATGCTATCAACAGGGATACTGTCTAAGTAACCGTGTGTCAACGCATATAAGATGACTACTTGTTTTTCTACTGCAAGAGGTGCATGTAATTTTTGCTTCAAGATTTCCACAGTACGACGGCCACGATTCAATTTCGCTTGTGTCGCTGCATCTAGATCAGAACCAAATTGAGTAAATGCTTCTAATTCACGGTAACTTGCTAAGTCTAGACGCAATGTTCCGGCAACTTTTTTCATTGCTTTGATTTGCGCTGAACCACCAACACGGGAAACAGATAAACCTGCATCAACGGCTGGTCGTGTTCCTGCATAGAATAAGTCACTTTCTAAGAAGATTTGTCCATCGGTGATCGAGATCACATTTGTTGGGATATAAGCAGAGATATCGCCGGCTTGTGTTTCAACAAATGGCAAGGCAGTCATTGATCCTCCGCCTAGTTCATCACTTAATTTCGCTGCACGTTCTAACAAACGAGAATGCAAGTAGAAAACATCCCCTGGATAGGCTTCGCGACCTGGTGGGCGGCGAAGTAATAAAGAAAGCTCACGATAGGCAACCGCTTGTTTTGATAGATCATCAAAAATGATCAATACATGTTTGCCGTTATACATGAATTCTTCACCCATAGCTGTACCAGCGTAAGGTGCGATGTATAGCAATGGTGCAGGTTGTGAAGCCCCCGCATTGACTACGATCGTATAATCCATTGCGCCATATTTTTTCAGTGTTTCTACTTGAGTACGTACCGTTGAATCTTTTTGTCCAATCGCTACATAGATACAGATCATGTCTTGACCTTTTTGGTTGATGATCGTATCGATTGCAATCGATGTTTTCCCTGTTTTACGGTCACCGATAACTAATTCACGTTGTCCACGTCCGATCGGTACTAATGCATCGATAGCTTTCAAACCTGTTTGCATCGGTTCATTAACTGATTTACGTTGCATAACACCAGGAGCCATCGCTTCGACTGGACGAGTTTTGTCAGTCACGATTTCTCCTAGACCATCGATGGGCTGTCCTAAAGGATTGACGACACGGCCGATCATAGCGTCACCAACTGGTACT from Enterococcus sp. DIV1094 includes these protein-coding regions:
- the atpA gene encoding F0F1 ATP synthase subunit alpha, with product MAIKAEEISALIKEQIEHYENVLSVEEIGTVTYVGDGIARAHGLENAMSGELLEFSNGSYGMAQNLESNDVGIIILGDFESIREGDKVKRTGKIMEVPVGDAMIGRVVNPLGQPIDGLGEIVTDKTRPVEAMAPGVMQRKSVNEPMQTGLKAIDALVPIGRGQRELVIGDRKTGKTSIAIDTIINQKGQDMICIYVAIGQKDSTVRTQVETLKKYGAMDYTIVVNAGASQPAPLLYIAPYAGTAMGEEFMYNGKHVLIIFDDLSKQAVAYRELSLLLRRPPGREAYPGDVFYLHSRLLERAAKLSDELGGGSMTALPFVETQAGDISAYIPTNVISITDGQIFLESDLFYAGTRPAVDAGLSVSRVGGSAQIKAMKKVAGTLRLDLASYRELEAFTQFGSDLDAATQAKLNRGRRTVEILKQKLHAPLAVEKQVVILYALTHGYLDSIPVDSILDFEHELFEYLETNHADLFETIRTTKDLPEEEALNQAIQEYKDIFMATKGNNSSTEDKLKSIQNA